In Gemella massiliensis, a single window of DNA contains:
- a CDS encoding transposase, producing MEFKELIEKSTIGLSDGVSKAINTMRKHKEYMLNSVRYSISNGSLEGINNKIKVLKRVSYGYNSFYNFRLRILVVSRLFVSEYKNNISFKGVLKNAKQHCIA from the coding sequence TTGGAGTTTAAAGAATTAATTGAAAAATCTACTATCGGTTTATCTGATGGTGTTAGTAAGGCTATTAATACTATGAGAAAACATAAAGAGTATATGCTTAATAGTGTTAGGTATTCTATCTCTAATGGTTCTTTGGAGGGTATTAATAATAAGATAAAGGTTTTAAAGAGAGTTTCTTATGGTTATAATAGCTTTTATAACTTTAGATTACGCATTTTAGTTGTTTCTAGGTTATTTGTTTCTGAGTATAAAAATAATATTTCTTTTAAGGGCGTTTTGAAAAATGCCAAGCAACACTGCATTGCTTAG
- a CDS encoding ISL3 family transposase: MNNFNTKTKEIKEGEFIKNLLQIKDKNITIEKTHNETIKNNQKYFVFKGTLTYKPKKCECCGCLNKGYTVVKNGFNELTRINLLKISGIPAYLELRKQRFKCKTCNKKFVATTSFVDKYCSISKNVKFSIMSDLADTLSFKQIAKMNNVSVNTVIRTLYKCKSHVDILNYNTLPEYLCFDELKFTKDSKNGMSFIFLDALTHEIIDIVDGRTEYILNNYFSRFSKEARSNVKAICIDIYTPYMKLIRNKFPNAEIVIDRFHIIQNVNRELYSKC, translated from the coding sequence ATGAATAATTTTAACACAAAAACAAAAGAAATAAAAGAGGGAGAATTCATTAAAAACCTACTACAAATAAAAGATAAAAATATAACTATTGAGAAAACACATAACGAAACTATAAAAAATAATCAAAAGTACTTTGTATTCAAAGGTACCTTAACATATAAACCCAAGAAGTGTGAATGCTGTGGTTGTCTTAATAAAGGTTATACTGTAGTTAAAAACGGCTTTAATGAACTTACTAGAATTAATCTATTAAAAATATCAGGTATCCCTGCTTATTTGGAACTAAGAAAGCAACGTTTCAAGTGTAAAACTTGTAATAAAAAATTTGTAGCTACTACTTCTTTTGTAGATAAATACTGTAGTATTTCTAAAAATGTTAAGTTTTCTATAATGAGTGATTTAGCTGATACTTTATCTTTTAAACAAATAGCCAAAATGAATAATGTATCGGTTAATACTGTTATAAGAACTCTTTATAAATGTAAATCCCATGTAGACATTCTTAACTATAATACCTTACCTGAGTATTTATGCTTTGATGAGTTAAAGTTTACTAAAGATAGTAAAAATGGTATGAGTTTTATTTTTTTAGATGCTTTAACTCATGAGATTATTGATATAGTTGATGGTAGAACTGAGTATATTTTAAATAATTATTTTTCCAGATTTTCTAAAGAGGCTAGAAGTAATGTTAAGGCTATTTGTATTGATATTTATACTCCTTATATGAAGTTGATTAGAAATAAGTTTCCTAATGCTGAAATTGTTATAGATAGGTTTCATATTATTCAAAATGTTAATAGAGAACTTTATTCAAAATGTTAA
- a CDS encoding two-component system regulatory protein YycI, whose product MNWNKIKTMFIYLFIALNVMLLGFYVYTVYKNKVEIVQEKEVIERAMKNDGIKIEENQPKKENLGYINVTGSNFKDIKKETGGLKLEIETVDKYSKLKGTLDTAITNIDKNNYRAELDTFLAEKYKAGNHYMFSSYDATEKTVTYEQIIDGVRVFDNKNARLVFKVEANGDIKSFEQTAVTNIRKDKNETLVTQSQAINRLYHEDLIPKDSRVKATLGYYTYISQTENQVLIPTWYVEIVSKNDVVKKYYVDAIELNILNKGN is encoded by the coding sequence TACACCGTTTATAAAAACAAAGTGGAAATTGTTCAAGAAAAAGAAGTTATTGAACGTGCAATGAAAAATGACGGTATAAAGATAGAAGAAAATCAGCCGAAAAAAGAAAATCTCGGTTATATCAATGTAACAGGTTCAAATTTTAAAGATATAAAAAAAGAAACCGGCGGTTTAAAATTAGAAATAGAAACTGTAGATAAATATAGCAAGCTGAAAGGAACATTGGATACCGCAATTACTAATATTGATAAAAATAATTATAGGGCTGAATTAGATACTTTTTTAGCAGAAAAATACAAAGCGGGTAATCATTATATGTTCTCAAGTTATGACGCTACAGAAAAAACGGTAACTTATGAACAAATAATAGACGGGGTCAGAGTATTTGATAATAAAAATGCAAGACTTGTGTTTAAGGTGGAAGCGAATGGAGATATAAAATCTTTCGAGCAAACAGCCGTAACAAATATAAGAAAAGATAAAAACGAAACATTGGTAACTCAATCGCAAGCCATTAATCGATTATACCACGAAGATTTAATACCGAAAGACAGCAGAGTAAAGGCGACGTTAGGGTACTACACCTATATTTCCCAAACAGAAAATCAAGTATTAATTCCGACGTGGTATGTCGAAATAGTATCAAAAAATGACGTTGTTAAAAAATACTATGTTGATGCTATAGAGCTTAATATATTAAATAAAGGGAATTAG